From the Glandiceps talaboti chromosome 10, keGlaTala1.1, whole genome shotgun sequence genome, one window contains:
- the LOC144441501 gene encoding putative glutathione-specific gamma-glutamylcyclotransferase 2, with translation MSQWVFGYGSLIWKPDFSFEQKVVGRIQGFCIRFWQESTEFRGTPEKPGRMAMLVEDQQSEVWGIAYKIPDDKVEEAFDHLLGRELYTPIKTTFFPKDESESKVEVNIFNVCTKNAKHLVQYVGPEPIENTAKCIAWSSGPAGRNDEYLYRIIEFLHQVAGIEESTYLSELLDLVKKYKLSEGKTD, from the exons ATGTCTCAGTGGGTCTTTGGTTATGGGTCCCTAATATGGAAACCAGACTTTTCTTTCGAACAGAAGGTAGTTGGTCGCATTCAAGGGTTTTGTATTCGCTTCTGGCAGGAGAGTACCGAATTCAGAGGAACACCCGAAAAG CCTGGACGAATGGCTATGCTGGTTGAAGACCAACAG AGTGAGGTTTGGGGAATAGCATATAAAATCCCGGATGACAAAGTAGAAGAAGCATTCGACCATCTCCTGGGAAGAGAACTTTATACTCCAATCAAGACCACATTCTTTCCAAAAGATGAAAGTGAATCTAAAGTTGAGGTTAACATTTTCAACGTTTGTACAAAAAACGCTAAACATTTGGTACAATATGTTGGACCAGAGCCCATTGAAAACACAGCGAAATGTATAGCATGGTCATCAGGACCTGCAGGCAGAAATGACGAATATCTATACAGGATCATAGAATTTCTACATCAGGTGGCGGGAATAGAAGAATCAACATATTTATCTGAATTGCTGGACTTGGTAAAGAAGTACAAACTTTCTGAGGGAAAAACTGATTAA